The Blautia obeum ATCC 29174 region ATTCGTGGGTTGATAAGTTTTACTTTCTGTTCCGGCGAAAAATGTTTTTCACCAGCTTTGGCAGGAAGCACAACGACAACATCATCAGCTCTCTGCACATCGGAATACAGGTTGTAGCTTCTGGTAATGACAGCCATACGCCCGTTGATTCTCTGCTGTTCCGTAGTATTTTCTCCGGCAAACTCCAAGTTCCCGAATGTCTTTTCCATGTTTGGTACGACAAATCTTAATTCCATAAATGATTGACCTCTTTTCTTTCTGTTTTATTTTCTTTCCTGCTGTACTTTGTGGGGAGCTACACTCCCCACGCCCCTAGTGGACTTCACGCTCCCGTAAATCAGAGCTTCACGGGAGCGTGAAGTTGTAAAAAGGGTGGCGACCTTGAACGCTCTACCAACCGCTACATTACCGCCTTATGATTTCTTTTTACGACGTTTGAAGTAAAGCATACCGCCAAGCCCTACGCAGGAAAGACCGAGCATGGCAAGATAAGCATAGATATTGGTATTGTCGCCTGTTTTTGGGCTGTCACTTGTCTTAGTAACCATAGATGGTGTATCCGGCGTGTCGGTATCCTTTGGTGTGTCTGGGACTTCCGGCACTTCCTTGATTGTCACAGTCTGTCCATCGTCTGTGATGTCCTTATGTTCTGTCACTTTCTTTGGTTCGTCTGGATTGGTCATATCGTATAATTCCTCAAATGTGACAAGGCTCTTGCCACCAAGAGAAGAACCATCAAAAGTAAATGCAATCTCAACTGTCATTTTTTCATTGTCGGCTGTAAACTCATAATCATTGGATACTTTCTTTCCATCAATCAGAAGTTCTGCATTTTCCTCTTTTAACATCTGCCAGCCGGAAAGTTTGTATTTTGTTCCAACTTCCAGCCCATCTAATGTGACTTTATCCACAATCGTTACATCTTTTCCGGCTTCGATTTCTTTCTTGCCGTTCTTGTCCGTAGCGGTCGTATGGATTTTGATGATACGTTCTGTGATAAGAACAGTCTGTCCATCATCGTTGATGTCTTTATGTTCGGCAACCTTGACAGGCTCTTTCGGATTGCTTATATCGTACAATTCCTCAAAAGTAACAAGGTTCTGACCGCCAAGAGCTGAACCGTCAAAACTGTAAGTAATCTCAACCGTCATTTTTTCACTGTCAGCAGTGAAAGTATAATTACTGTCTACACGTTTCCCGTCAATCAGAAGTTCGGCGTTTTCTTCCTTTAACATCTGCCAGCCGGAAAGTTTATATTTTGTTCCAGCTTCCAAGCCATCAAGTGTGACTTTGTCCACGATCTTGATGTTCTTTCCGGCAACAATCATTTTTTCGCCTGTTTTCTTGTCGGTCGCTGTGGTATGGATTGTGATTTCTTTTTCGTATTCATCAGTAAGTGTCCCTAAATCTACGGTCACTTTATTTCTGGATACGACCACCTCAAAGGCTGGAATCAGCTTAAATCCGGCGTTGGAATCACACTTTAATTCCTCAATCACATAGGTATCATAGAGTAATGCACCTTTGCTGTCGTCTGGTTCAGATGTCCCAAACCATACACCGTCCTCACTGGATTTTCCGGCATTGGTATTGACCTTGTGGGAAGCCCAGCTTGAAGCAGTAGAGAACTGACCGTTTTTGTCAGTAACTACAATATGGGATTCTCCCGTTGTCTTGCTTGTAATTCTGAATGGAACACCTGCAAGACGTTTGTGTGTACCTGCACCGATTTTTACACCCTCAATATCGCCACGTTTAATCTGGTTGTAGACAGAGTGGGATTTGTCGGTCAAGTCCACGATTTTTCCATCTTCCGTGATAGAAAAGTCGATTGCCTTTGCACCATCTGTCAAGTAGCCCTCTGGTGCTTTGCTTTCTTCTAATCTGTAATTTCCGTAAGGGAGCAAGTCGGCAGAAGTAGAAGCAATTCCGTCAATGCCTGTCTGAATCTTCTTTACGGTTTCATTCTTGTTGTATAATTTTCCCACAACCAGTACAGGACTGTCATTTAAAGAAATGATATTGAACTCTGTGTACTGTAAGGTCGCACTTCCCTGTGCTTTGGTATCCTTTGTTTCAAGGTCACGTTTCTGGATTTTCACACCGCCACGGATAACCTTGTCAGATACGGAATACTGGTTGCTTCCAGAAAGTACGGCAAGTTCGCCATCTTCGGAAATCTGTGTAAGGTACGTTCCCTTAATCTGTTCGGAACTTCCGTCAGCCTGCATATATGCACCATCTAATAAGTAGCCGTTTGGTGCTTTTGTTTCTGTGACAGTGAGTGTACCAAGTGGCAATACATTTTTACCGTCCTGTGTATAGAAGCTGTCGCCGGATACTTTGTAGCTGTCGGCAAGTCTGGATACATAATGGATAGTTCCGTCACTGTCTTTTTCGGCAACGGTTTTGGTTGTCCATGTACGGGTAGCTTTTGCAGGTAGATTATCTGCATTGTAGTATCCGTCATAATAGCTCCATGTGAACTCTGCACCCTCTAAAGAAGCAGTTCCCTGTGGAGTAGATTTTCCTGTTTCCATGTCAATTTTGAATAAATCAATCAAAGCCTCTGTGACCTTTGGAGTGTCAGCAACAGTTAATGTCGCTGTTTTTCCAACTTCCACATTTAAGGCATGGACAGTAGAATCCAGCTTGTAACCTTTTGGTGCGGAAAGTTCTTTGATGTAAACTGTTCCGGCTTTTACCTCAACTTCTTTGGTATCGCCGTTTCCATCGGCAGTAAGTGTGGCAAGCTGGCTGTTACAGCCCTTATCAGAATAGACACCAAATGTCGCACCCTCAAAGGAATAGTTGGCATTGCCATCTGTGACCGTTGGATTGGAAGAAGTCTTTTTGACCTTTGCATTTCCTACATTTAACTTCGCCCAGAACTGTCCGATGTCCTGTCCTTCGCCAGTATAAATGTAACCGCCACATTCATAGCGTCCCTTATTTGCTTTCACAAATGCTTTCGCACCAGCGTAAACTTCATTCTGTACTGCCTGTGAGATTTCATTATAGGAAGCTCTGACGTTATCGCACTGCCAGCCGAGCTGTTCACTCAACCTCTGCCAGACAACACACTGTTCCAGCAAGTATCCCTGTTTGTAATTCAAGTTCGTATGAGAAGCGGTATATTGCTTGACGTACTCTAAGGAAAGAGCAACGTCCGCAATCTGATCGCTACTCATGCGGGTGCTTGCGTCAGAACGTGTTTTATATCCATTCTTAAAACTGGTGTTGATATCCACGCAGTAGGCAGTTTCGCCCTCAACTTTCATGTGTCCCTCATTGAATGTAGATTTGATAGAACCATCATTCATAACGTGTTCAATGTAGCCGACACGTTCTGCTGATTCTGTCCAATATTGA contains the following coding sequences:
- a CDS encoding YdcP family protein, giving the protein MELRFVVPNMEKTFGNLEFAGENTTEQQRINGRMAVITRSYNLYSDVQRADDVVVVLPAKAGEKHFSPEQKVKLINPRITTDGYKIGERGFVNYILLADDMLPAESK
- a CDS encoding VaFE repeat-containing surface-anchored protein → MNKLVKRLLTGTLAFATILTALPVTAVHASGNQYWTESAERVGYIEHVMNDGSIKSTFNEGHMKVEGETAYCVDINTSFKNGYKTRSDASTRMSSDQIADVALSLEYVKQYTASHTNLNYKQGYLLEQCVVWQRLSEQLGWQCDNVRASYNEISQAVQNEVYAGAKAFVKANKGRYECGGYIYTGEGQDIGQFWAKLNVGNAKVKKTSSNPTVTDGNANYSFEGATFGVYSDKGCNSQLATLTADGNGDTKEVEVKAGTVYIKELSAPKGYKLDSTVHALNVEVGKTATLTVADTPKVTEALIDLFKIDMETGKSTPQGTASLEGAEFTWSYYDGYYNADNLPAKATRTWTTKTVAEKDSDGTIHYVSRLADSYKVSGDSFYTQDGKNVLPLGTLTVTETKAPNGYLLDGAYMQADGSSEQIKGTYLTQISEDGELAVLSGSNQYSVSDKVIRGGVKIQKRDLETKDTKAQGSATLQYTEFNIISLNDSPVLVVGKLYNKNETVKKIQTGIDGIASTSADLLPYGNYRLEESKAPEGYLTDGAKAIDFSITEDGKIVDLTDKSHSVYNQIKRGDIEGVKIGAGTHKRLAGVPFRITSKTTGESHIVVTDKNGQFSTASSWASHKVNTNAGKSSEDGVWFGTSEPDDSKGALLYDTYVIEELKCDSNAGFKLIPAFEVVVSRNKVTVDLGTLTDEYEKEITIHTTATDKKTGEKMIVAGKNIKIVDKVTLDGLEAGTKYKLSGWQMLKEENAELLIDGKRVDSNYTFTADSEKMTVEITYSFDGSALGGQNLVTFEELYDISNPKEPVKVAEHKDINDDGQTVLITERIIKIHTTATDKNGKKEIEAGKDVTIVDKVTLDGLEVGTKYKLSGWQMLKEENAELLIDGKKVSNDYEFTADNEKMTVEIAFTFDGSSLGGKSLVTFEELYDMTNPDEPKKVTEHKDITDDGQTVTIKEVPEVPDTPKDTDTPDTPSMVTKTSDSPKTGDNTNIYAYLAMLGLSCVGLGGMLYFKRRKKKS